From a single Solanum dulcamara chromosome 4, daSolDulc1.2, whole genome shotgun sequence genomic region:
- the LOC129886247 gene encoding pentatricopeptide repeat-containing protein At2g21090 isoform X1 has product MPTSSLPFKAVTLRTNKKLNNSCLVQKILNLSSQGYLKQAFNYLNILTRKGIRLDSKTLASIIQQCANSRSREEGKWIHLHLKTTGWKHPTTFLANHLINMYGKCGDHIEARKVFDKMTTRNLYSWNNMLSGYTKLGMIKAAKRLFDKMHAKDIVSWNTMVIGYAQIGYFNEALKMYREFRRLSIGFNEYSFAGVITACVKSRDFSLTGQVHCQVFVVGFLSNIVLSSSIVDAYAKCGKMSDARRLFDAMRVRDVLAWTTLVSGYSRCGDMVSARELFEAMPEKNPVSWTALVAGYSHSGMSIQALDLFAKMMKLQVQPDQFTFSSCLSACACIASLKHGKQIHAFLVNAGFRPNSIVVSSLIDMYSKCGSLEVAMRVFDMAYNKHDAVLWSTMLSALAQHGMGEEAIEMFFKMVKFGVKPNRVTFVVLLNACSHSGLVQEGLSFFETMTSNYDVLPDQEHYACIIDLLGRAGRFSEVLALIKKMPCEPDDHIWNALLGVCRIHGNVELGRMAAELLIELDPQSPAAYLLLSSIYGVLGMWENVEKVRHLMKERHVRKEQAVSWLEIEHKLLPYFGCNKLNTLEKDGHTILQLLADQTNDDDLLHDSKSSSPSNPVS; this is encoded by the exons ATGCCCACTTCATCTCTACCTTTTAAAGCTGTCACTCTTCGTACAAACAAGAAGCTCAATAATTCATGCTTAGTACAAAAGATTCTCAATCTTTCTTCGCAAGGCTATCTTAAACAAGCCTTCAATTACCTTAACATCCTAACCCGTAAAGGCATTCGCTTAGACAGTAAAACTTTAGCTTCTATCATTCAACAATGTGCCAATTCCAGGTCACGTGAAGAAGGAAAATGGATACATTTGCATCTCAAGACTACTGGGTGGAAACACCCCACAACATTTCTAGCCAATCATTTGATTAATATGTATGGTAAATGTGGTGATCATATTGAAGCACGTAAGGTGTTCGATAAAATGACTACGAGAAATTTGTATTCCTGGAATAATATGCTCTCTGGGTATACTAAGTTAGGCATGATTAAGGCTGCTAAAAGGCTGTTTGACAAAATGCACGCGAAAGACATCGTTTCTTGGAATACTATGGTGATTGGATACGCTCAGATTGGCTACTTCAACGAGGCTCTCAAGATGTATAGAGAATTTAGGAGGTTAAGTATTGGGTTCAATGAGTATAGCTTTGCTGGGGTTATCACTGCTTGTGTTAAGTCCAGGGATTTTTCTCTCACAGGGCAGGTTCATTGCCAAGTATTCGTCGTCGGGTTTTTATCCAATATAGTTCTTTCTAGTTCAATTGTTGATGCTTATGCAAAATGTGGGAAGATGAGCGATGCTAGGAGGTTGTTTGATGCAATGCGAGTAAGAGATGTTCTTGCCTGGACCACTTTGGTTTCAGGCTATTCAAGGTGTGGCGATATGGTGTCAGCAAGGGAGCTTTTTGAAGCAATGCCTGAGAAGAATCCTGTTTCTTGGACAGCTTTGGTTGCTGGTTATTCCCACAGTGGCATGAGCATTCAGGCCCTTGATTTATTTGCAAAGATGATGAAGCTTCAGGTCCAACCTGATCAGTTTACATTTAGTAGTTGCCTATCTGCTTGTGCTTGTATAGCATCACTCAAGCACGGTAAGCAAATACATGCATTTCTGGTGAATGCTGGTTTTAGACCTAATTCAATTGTTGTGAGTTCTCTCATTGATATGTATTCCAAATGTGGAAGTTTGGAAGTTGCAATGAGGGTATTTGACATGGCATATAACAAGCATGATGCAGTATTATGGAGTACTATGTTGTCTGCATTAGCACAACATGGCATGGGTGAAGAGGCAATTGAAATGTTTTTTAAGATGGTGAAGTTTGGAGTGAAACCGAACCGTGTCACTTTTGTTGTCCTTCTCAATGCTTGTAGTCATTCAGGGCTAGTGCAAGAAGGGCTTTCCTTTTTCGAGACAATGACCTCTAATTATGATGTTCTTCCCGATCAAGAACACTATGCATGTATAATTGACCTCTTGGGTAGGGCAGGACGTTTTAGTGAAGTGCTAGCTCTGATAAAGAAGATGCCTTGTGAACCTGATGATCATATTTGGAATGCCTTACTTGGTGTTTGTAGGATACATGGAAATGTGGAGTTGGGTAGAATGGCTGCAGAACTGCTAATAGAGCTGGATCCACAGTCTCCTGCCGCATATTTGCTGTTGTCAAGTATTTATGGTGTACTTGGGATGTGGGAAAATGTAGAGAAAGTGAGACATCTTATGAAGGAGAGACATGTTAGGAAAGAACAGGCTGTTAGTTGGTTAGAGATTGAACATAAATTGCTTCCCTATTTTGGGTGCAATAAGTTGAATACTTTAGAGAAAGATGGACACACTATTTTGCAACTGCTAGCTGATCAGACAAATGATGATGATCTATTACATGATAGTAAAAG CTCGTCCCCTTCCAACCCTGTTAGCTAA
- the LOC129886247 gene encoding pentatricopeptide repeat-containing protein At2g21090 isoform X2 has translation MPTSSLPFKAVTLRTNKKLNNSCLVQKILNLSSQGYLKQAFNYLNILTRKGIRLDSKTLASIIQQCANSRSREEGKWIHLHLKTTGWKHPTTFLANHLINMYGKCGDHIEARKVFDKMTTRNLYSWNNMLSGYTKLGMIKAAKRLFDKMHAKDIVSWNTMVIGYAQIGYFNEALKMYREFRRLSIGFNEYSFAGVITACVKSRDFSLTGQVHCQVFVVGFLSNIVLSSSIVDAYAKCGKMSDARRLFDAMRVRDVLAWTTLVSGYSRCGDMVSARELFEAMPEKNPVSWTALVAGYSHSGMSIQALDLFAKMMKLQVQPDQFTFSSCLSACACIASLKHGKQIHAFLVNAGFRPNSIVVSSLIDMYSKCGSLEVAMRVFDMAYNKHDAVLWSTMLSALAQHGMGEEAIEMFFKMVKFGVKPNRVTFVVLLNACSHSGLVQEGLSFFETMTSNYDVLPDQEHYACIIDLLGRAGRFSEVLALIKKMPCEPDDHIWNALLGVCRIHGNVELGRMAAELLIELDPQSPAAYLLLSSIYGVLGMWENVEKVRHLMKERHVRKEQAVSWLEIEHKLLPYFGCNKLNTLEKDGHTILQLLADQTNDDDLLHDSKR, from the exons ATGCCCACTTCATCTCTACCTTTTAAAGCTGTCACTCTTCGTACAAACAAGAAGCTCAATAATTCATGCTTAGTACAAAAGATTCTCAATCTTTCTTCGCAAGGCTATCTTAAACAAGCCTTCAATTACCTTAACATCCTAACCCGTAAAGGCATTCGCTTAGACAGTAAAACTTTAGCTTCTATCATTCAACAATGTGCCAATTCCAGGTCACGTGAAGAAGGAAAATGGATACATTTGCATCTCAAGACTACTGGGTGGAAACACCCCACAACATTTCTAGCCAATCATTTGATTAATATGTATGGTAAATGTGGTGATCATATTGAAGCACGTAAGGTGTTCGATAAAATGACTACGAGAAATTTGTATTCCTGGAATAATATGCTCTCTGGGTATACTAAGTTAGGCATGATTAAGGCTGCTAAAAGGCTGTTTGACAAAATGCACGCGAAAGACATCGTTTCTTGGAATACTATGGTGATTGGATACGCTCAGATTGGCTACTTCAACGAGGCTCTCAAGATGTATAGAGAATTTAGGAGGTTAAGTATTGGGTTCAATGAGTATAGCTTTGCTGGGGTTATCACTGCTTGTGTTAAGTCCAGGGATTTTTCTCTCACAGGGCAGGTTCATTGCCAAGTATTCGTCGTCGGGTTTTTATCCAATATAGTTCTTTCTAGTTCAATTGTTGATGCTTATGCAAAATGTGGGAAGATGAGCGATGCTAGGAGGTTGTTTGATGCAATGCGAGTAAGAGATGTTCTTGCCTGGACCACTTTGGTTTCAGGCTATTCAAGGTGTGGCGATATGGTGTCAGCAAGGGAGCTTTTTGAAGCAATGCCTGAGAAGAATCCTGTTTCTTGGACAGCTTTGGTTGCTGGTTATTCCCACAGTGGCATGAGCATTCAGGCCCTTGATTTATTTGCAAAGATGATGAAGCTTCAGGTCCAACCTGATCAGTTTACATTTAGTAGTTGCCTATCTGCTTGTGCTTGTATAGCATCACTCAAGCACGGTAAGCAAATACATGCATTTCTGGTGAATGCTGGTTTTAGACCTAATTCAATTGTTGTGAGTTCTCTCATTGATATGTATTCCAAATGTGGAAGTTTGGAAGTTGCAATGAGGGTATTTGACATGGCATATAACAAGCATGATGCAGTATTATGGAGTACTATGTTGTCTGCATTAGCACAACATGGCATGGGTGAAGAGGCAATTGAAATGTTTTTTAAGATGGTGAAGTTTGGAGTGAAACCGAACCGTGTCACTTTTGTTGTCCTTCTCAATGCTTGTAGTCATTCAGGGCTAGTGCAAGAAGGGCTTTCCTTTTTCGAGACAATGACCTCTAATTATGATGTTCTTCCCGATCAAGAACACTATGCATGTATAATTGACCTCTTGGGTAGGGCAGGACGTTTTAGTGAAGTGCTAGCTCTGATAAAGAAGATGCCTTGTGAACCTGATGATCATATTTGGAATGCCTTACTTGGTGTTTGTAGGATACATGGAAATGTGGAGTTGGGTAGAATGGCTGCAGAACTGCTAATAGAGCTGGATCCACAGTCTCCTGCCGCATATTTGCTGTTGTCAAGTATTTATGGTGTACTTGGGATGTGGGAAAATGTAGAGAAAGTGAGACATCTTATGAAGGAGAGACATGTTAGGAAAGAACAGGCTGTTAGTTGGTTAGAGATTGAACATAAATTGCTTCCCTATTTTGGGTGCAATAAGTTGAATACTTTAGAGAAAGATGGACACACTATTTTGCAACTGCTAGCTGATCAGACAAATGATGATGATCTATTACATGATAGTAAAAG GTAG